A stretch of the Mycolicibacterium celeriflavum genome encodes the following:
- a CDS encoding D-2-hydroxyacid dehydrogenase, producing MPTPRDRVRIARRGGVFEQVRVGSERPVVAVLCARATDRPPGLGGLDVDFRYCTAADLAVAVRGARALLLWDFFSSAVRDVWAEAAGLEWIHVTAAGVDTLLFNELRDSDVVVTNARGVFDRPIAEYVLGAVLANAKDSRTSFALQREHRWRHRETRGIAGARALVVGTGGIGREIARLLRAAGMQVRGIGRVARTDDPDFGDVSPSADLAAEVGWCDHLVLAAPLTNSTHGLVDASVLAAMRADAHLVNIGRGPLVDESALLSALRDNSIGGATLDVFDTEPLPADHPLWDAPNVTITAHMAGDVVGWRETLADQFAGNVRRWLAGEPLLNVVDKKLGYVPGSSR from the coding sequence GTGCCGACCCCCCGCGACCGCGTTCGGATCGCGCGGCGTGGAGGTGTGTTCGAGCAGGTCAGAGTAGGTTCCGAGCGACCCGTGGTCGCCGTTCTGTGCGCGCGGGCGACCGACCGGCCCCCCGGTCTCGGCGGGCTGGATGTCGACTTCCGGTACTGCACCGCGGCCGACCTTGCCGTTGCGGTCCGCGGAGCCCGCGCTCTGCTGCTCTGGGACTTCTTCTCCTCCGCGGTGCGCGACGTCTGGGCCGAGGCCGCCGGGTTGGAGTGGATACATGTCACCGCGGCCGGCGTCGACACCCTGCTCTTCAACGAACTGCGCGACTCCGATGTTGTGGTGACCAATGCCCGCGGCGTGTTCGACCGCCCGATCGCCGAGTATGTGCTCGGCGCGGTGCTCGCCAACGCCAAGGACAGTCGCACCAGTTTCGCGCTGCAGCGCGAGCACCGGTGGCGGCACCGTGAGACGCGTGGCATCGCCGGAGCGCGTGCGCTGGTCGTCGGCACCGGCGGCATCGGCCGGGAGATTGCCCGGCTGCTGCGCGCCGCGGGTATGCAGGTGCGCGGAATCGGTCGCGTCGCTAGAACAGACGACCCGGACTTCGGCGATGTGAGCCCGAGCGCGGACTTGGCCGCCGAGGTCGGCTGGTGCGATCACCTGGTGCTGGCCGCGCCGCTGACGAACTCGACTCACGGCCTGGTGGACGCGTCCGTACTGGCCGCGATGAGGGCCGACGCCCATCTGGTCAACATCGGCCGCGGTCCGCTGGTCGATGAGTCGGCGCTGCTTTCGGCGTTGCGCGACAACAGCATTGGCGGCGCAACCCTGGACGTATTCGACACGGAGCCGCTGCCTGCCGATCATCCGCTGTGGGACGCTCCCAACGTGACGATCACCGCGCACATGGCCGGCGACGTGGTGGGCTGGCGCGAGACGTTGGCGGACCAGTTCGCCGGCAATGTGCGGCGCTGGCTGGCCGGTGAACCGTTGCTCAACGTGGTGGACAAGAAACTTGGCTACGTTCCGGGGAGTTCGCGATGA
- a CDS encoding DUF3830 family protein: protein MSRLITVSLDKRSVSCVARLLDDAAPRTCAAVWDALSDGKVLSAPVFHGKYARNEIYTLFPAFASVDPGRENTTVTPIPGDLCWFSFDSDQLGNPAYGYENSTGTGSTGPIVDLAMFYGRNNLLINGDQGWVPGNVFGAVIEGLDEMAAACQDLWMGGVRGETLSFQRVT from the coding sequence ATGAGCAGGCTGATCACCGTGTCCCTGGACAAGCGCAGCGTCAGCTGTGTCGCCCGACTGCTGGACGACGCGGCGCCACGCACGTGCGCGGCGGTGTGGGACGCGCTGTCCGACGGAAAAGTCCTGTCGGCACCGGTGTTTCACGGCAAGTACGCACGCAACGAGATCTATACGCTGTTCCCGGCGTTCGCGTCCGTCGATCCCGGTAGGGAGAACACCACGGTGACGCCGATACCGGGCGACCTGTGCTGGTTCTCGTTCGACTCCGACCAACTGGGAAATCCCGCTTACGGCTACGAGAACAGCACGGGTACGGGAAGCACCGGCCCGATCGTCGACCTCGCGATGTTCTACGGCCGCAACAACCTACTGATCAATGGCGATCAGGGCTGGGTGCCAGGCAATGTATTCGGCGCTGTCATCGAAGGTCTCGACGAGATGGCTGCGGCCTGCCAGGACCTATGGATGGGTGGTGTGCGTGGGGAGACGCTGAGCTTTCAGCGCGTTACTTGA
- a CDS encoding amidase, which yields MIPPAVELVQGYRAKTISPVEATQEALAAIDAHDGTVNAFVLVDPGGALAAARASEARWHAGQPLGPGDGVPTSIKDALWTRGWPTLRGSWLIDEEGPWDEDAPCVARLRETGAVLLGKTTTPEYSWKGVTDSPRFGVTGNPWDPAKTAGGSSGGSAAAVGLGMGVWSVGTDAGGSVRIPAAFTGTVALKPTYGLIPHYPPSPFGTLAHPGPMTRTVADTAALIDVITGFDARDWAAMPTPQQSFLAGLDDGVAGIRVAFSPNLGFVHNDAEVDAAVRAAVTVLADAGARVEEMDPGFVDPIEAFHVLWFSGAAKVLQSYGDIREDWADRVDAGLRRIAAVGATFSASDYLDAMAVRMRLGELMGRLHQDYDVLVTPTLPLPAFEAGRDVPVGWPSPDWATWTPYTYPFNMTQQPALSVPCGFTAAGLPIGLQIVGPRHADALVLRVGRAYESATDWTRRMPALTAQGVR from the coding sequence ATGATCCCGCCGGCCGTCGAACTGGTGCAGGGCTATCGCGCCAAAACCATCTCTCCGGTGGAGGCCACGCAGGAGGCGTTGGCCGCCATCGACGCCCACGACGGCACCGTGAACGCATTCGTCCTCGTTGACCCCGGCGGTGCGCTCGCGGCCGCGCGGGCATCCGAGGCGCGCTGGCATGCGGGGCAGCCGCTCGGACCCGGCGACGGGGTACCGACGTCGATCAAGGACGCGCTGTGGACCCGCGGATGGCCGACGCTGCGCGGCAGTTGGCTCATCGACGAGGAGGGCCCGTGGGACGAGGACGCGCCCTGTGTGGCGCGACTTCGCGAGACGGGCGCCGTGCTGCTCGGCAAGACCACCACACCGGAGTACTCGTGGAAGGGCGTCACCGACTCCCCCCGGTTCGGCGTGACCGGCAATCCGTGGGATCCAGCCAAGACGGCGGGCGGGTCGAGCGGCGGCAGCGCGGCAGCAGTAGGTCTGGGCATGGGGGTGTGGTCGGTCGGCACTGACGCGGGCGGATCGGTGCGTATCCCTGCGGCATTTACCGGAACGGTCGCGCTCAAGCCGACTTACGGGCTGATCCCGCACTACCCGCCGAGCCCGTTCGGGACGCTGGCCCATCCCGGTCCGATGACCAGGACGGTAGCCGACACTGCAGCGCTGATCGATGTGATCACCGGCTTCGACGCCCGGGACTGGGCGGCGATGCCGACGCCGCAACAGTCCTTTCTGGCCGGCCTCGACGACGGCGTCGCCGGTATACGGGTGGCCTTCTCGCCGAACCTCGGATTCGTGCACAACGATGCGGAGGTGGACGCCGCGGTGCGGGCCGCCGTGACGGTGCTGGCCGACGCGGGCGCGCGGGTCGAGGAGATGGACCCGGGGTTCGTCGACCCGATAGAGGCCTTCCACGTGTTGTGGTTCTCCGGCGCGGCGAAAGTGTTGCAGTCCTACGGTGATATCCGGGAAGACTGGGCCGATCGGGTCGACGCCGGCCTGCGCCGGATTGCGGCGGTGGGTGCGACTTTCTCGGCGTCGGACTATCTCGACGCGATGGCCGTGCGAATGCGCCTGGGTGAGTTAATGGGACGCCTCCACCAGGATTACGACGTGCTGGTCACACCGACCCTGCCGCTGCCGGCCTTCGAGGCCGGTCGCGATGTGCCCGTGGGCTGGCCGTCGCCGGACTGGGCGACCTGGACGCCGTACACCTATCCGTTCAACATGACCCAGCAGCCCGCGCTGAGCGTGCCGTGCGGATTCACCGCGGCCGGTCTGCCGATCGGGCTGCAGATCGTCGGTCCCCGGCATGCGGATGCATTGGTGTTGCGGGTGGGGCGGGCATACGAATCGGCCACCGACTGGACCCGGCGCATGCCGGCACTGACCGCACAAGGAGTTCGATGA
- a CDS encoding maleate cis-trans isomerase family protein — translation MTIGELVPTPPLQQVGIGVVTPYDFALDRELWRWVPDDVSLYVTRLRYAPLQVTVDMAVHISDAEHVVAGAANVLAVSPLVTAYACTAGSFVKGMAGEAALVAAMRAAGAPAAVTTSGSMLEALRHLGVSRVATVTPYTTDLTVGLTSYLMEAGVEVVATSGLGLTSRIWSVPYAQTADLVRATDVSDAEAIVISCTNLPTYDLIADLEADLRKPVVTANQVTMWAALRVAGRKAVGPGQRLLET, via the coding sequence ATGACGATCGGGGAACTGGTGCCGACCCCGCCATTGCAGCAGGTAGGCATAGGCGTGGTGACGCCATACGACTTCGCGCTCGATCGCGAACTCTGGCGCTGGGTACCCGACGATGTGAGCCTCTACGTCACCCGCCTGCGGTATGCCCCGCTGCAGGTAACGGTCGACATGGCGGTGCACATCTCCGATGCCGAACATGTGGTTGCCGGCGCCGCCAACGTGCTCGCGGTGTCGCCCCTGGTGACCGCGTACGCGTGCACCGCGGGCAGCTTCGTCAAGGGCATGGCCGGCGAGGCCGCCCTGGTCGCGGCGATGCGAGCGGCCGGCGCCCCGGCGGCGGTGACCACCAGCGGTTCCATGCTCGAGGCGTTGCGGCACCTCGGGGTCAGCAGGGTCGCGACCGTCACCCCCTACACCACGGATTTGACTGTCGGCTTGACCAGTTACCTGATGGAGGCCGGCGTGGAGGTGGTTGCCACGTCCGGGCTGGGTCTGACCTCGCGGATCTGGTCGGTGCCGTACGCGCAGACGGCAGACCTCGTGCGAGCCACCGACGTCTCCGACGCAGAGGCCATCGTCATCAGTTGCACCAACCTGCCGACTTATGACCTGATCGCCGATTTGGAGGCCGATCTGCGGAAGCCGGTGGTCACGGCCAACCAAGTGACGATGTGGGCTGCGCTGCGCGTCGCCGGGCGCAAGGCCGTCGGACCAGGGCAGCGCTTGCTGGAGACGTAG